Proteins encoded together in one Rhea pennata isolate bPtePen1 chromosome 27, bPtePen1.pri, whole genome shotgun sequence window:
- the PRAM1 gene encoding PML-RARA-regulated adapter molecule 1 isoform X2 encodes MSQTHLEGKEALVRHLRTKLRGNRKDAPKAGSWPENRSAASHATELGQTSAPGSKGEPPPELSRTKRVDFTKAPLSRSKGQNEGQSLPTHPFSENPAWVTPQLKKGIAKEASFQSATAKPGGREALNKDIGATSDPPQRSTAQQKWPPVKNKGSPIVPAKGATVPASLNAAGSTTETRPPALPRRKPLPHIKALGVRPAKPRRPPLVDLEKFSAAAHPGVHSHPATEPSRNTQPSYLKPGSTASVKARFPPQNAPSLTGEEDEIYDDVEPVGLLGRGQGFPLRAASQPPACSRSGGGGGAGLAANNVAMMPTAQREGQIFQRTKVMTLKECKKEEKADREFQKKFKFEGDIRVLTQMMVDPAATEKRGGGKNLPLRRGEILDVIQFTNREQILCRNSQRRYGYVPRAVMLHLDTDIYDDVEIYG; translated from the exons ATG TCACAGACACATCTGGAAGGGAAAGAGGCCCTTGTGAGGCATCTACGAACAAAGCTCCGGGGAAACAGGAAAGATGCTCCTAAAGCAGGCAGCTGGCCAGAGAATCGCTCTGCAGCATCCCATGCAACAGAGCTGGGACAGACCTCTGCACCAGGTTCCAAGGGTGAGCCACCTCCCGAGCTCTCCAGGACCAAGAGAGTGGATTTCACCAAAGCCCCTCTGTCTCGCAGTAAAGGCCAGAATGAGGGACAGAGTTTGCCTACTCATCCCTTTAGTGAGAACCCAGCATGGGTGACACCACAGCTGAAGAAGGGGATTGCTAAAGAGGCCAGTTTCCAGTCAGCCACTGCAAAGCCAGGAGGAAGAGAGGCATTGAACAAGGACATTGGAGCCACCTCAGATCCTCCCCAGAGAAGCACAGCCCAGCAGAAATGGCCACCTGTCAAAAACAAGGGTTCTCCAATAGTTCCTGCTAAAGGAGCAACCGTTCCAGCTTCCCTGAATGCCGCAGGAAGCACCACTGAGACAAggcctccagctctgcctcgGAGGAAGCCTTTGCCGCACATCAAGGCACTGGGAGTGAGGCCAGCCAAGCCTAGGCGCCCTCCTCTTGTGGATCTGGAGAAGTTCAGTGCAGCTGCACATCCTGGGGTACACAGCCATCCTGCCACAGAACCATCAAGGAATACTCAGCCAA GTTACCTGAAACCGGGTAGTACTGCATCAGTCAAAGCACGATTCCCACCACAGAACGCTCCAAGTTTAACAGG GGAAGAAGATGAGATATACGATGACGTAGAGCCTGTCGGACTGCTTGGGAGAGGCCAAGGCTTTCCGCTACGTGCTGCATCCCAGCCCCCAGCATGTTCCCGCTCTGGAGGAG GCGGAGGAGCTGGTCTAGCCGCTAACAATGTGGCCATGATGCCAACTGCACAGAG AGAAGGCCAGATCTTTCAGAGGACGAAGGTGATGACACTCAAGGAAtgcaagaaggaagagaaggcagACAGGGagtttcagaagaaattcaag TTTGAAGGAGACATCCGTGTCCTGACACAAATGATGGTTGACCCTGCAGCGACGGAGAAGAGAGGTGGAGGGAAGAACCTCCCGCTCAGACGAGGAGAAATTCTAGATGTCATTCAGTTTACAAATAGGGAGCAAATTCTCTGCCGAAACAGCCAGAGGAGAT ATGGCTATGTGCCCCGGGCCGTGATGCTACACCT GGACACTGACATCTATGACGACGTTGAGATTTATG GTTGA
- the PRAM1 gene encoding PML-RARA-regulated adapter molecule 1 isoform X1 codes for MSQTHLEGKEALVRHLRTKLRGNRKDAPKAGSWPENRSAASHATELGQTSAPGSKGEPPPELSRTKRVDFTKAPLSRSKGQNEGQSLPTHPFSENPAWVTPQLKKGIAKEASFQSATAKPGGREALNKDIGATSDPPQRSTAQQKWPPVKNKGSPIVPAKGATVPASLNAAGSTTETRPPALPRRKPLPHIKALGVRPAKPRRPPLVDLEKFSAAAHPGVHSHPATEPSRNTQPSYLKPGSTASVKARFPPQNAPSLTGEEDEIYDDVEPVGLLGRGQGFPLRAASQPPACSRSGGGGGAGLAANNVAMMPTAQREGQIFQRTKVMTLKECKKEEKADREFQKKFKFEGDIRVLTQMMVDPAATEKRGGGKNLPLRRGEILDVIQFTNREQILCRNSQRRYGYVPRAVMLHLDTDIYDDVEIYAG; via the exons ATG TCACAGACACATCTGGAAGGGAAAGAGGCCCTTGTGAGGCATCTACGAACAAAGCTCCGGGGAAACAGGAAAGATGCTCCTAAAGCAGGCAGCTGGCCAGAGAATCGCTCTGCAGCATCCCATGCAACAGAGCTGGGACAGACCTCTGCACCAGGTTCCAAGGGTGAGCCACCTCCCGAGCTCTCCAGGACCAAGAGAGTGGATTTCACCAAAGCCCCTCTGTCTCGCAGTAAAGGCCAGAATGAGGGACAGAGTTTGCCTACTCATCCCTTTAGTGAGAACCCAGCATGGGTGACACCACAGCTGAAGAAGGGGATTGCTAAAGAGGCCAGTTTCCAGTCAGCCACTGCAAAGCCAGGAGGAAGAGAGGCATTGAACAAGGACATTGGAGCCACCTCAGATCCTCCCCAGAGAAGCACAGCCCAGCAGAAATGGCCACCTGTCAAAAACAAGGGTTCTCCAATAGTTCCTGCTAAAGGAGCAACCGTTCCAGCTTCCCTGAATGCCGCAGGAAGCACCACTGAGACAAggcctccagctctgcctcgGAGGAAGCCTTTGCCGCACATCAAGGCACTGGGAGTGAGGCCAGCCAAGCCTAGGCGCCCTCCTCTTGTGGATCTGGAGAAGTTCAGTGCAGCTGCACATCCTGGGGTACACAGCCATCCTGCCACAGAACCATCAAGGAATACTCAGCCAA GTTACCTGAAACCGGGTAGTACTGCATCAGTCAAAGCACGATTCCCACCACAGAACGCTCCAAGTTTAACAGG GGAAGAAGATGAGATATACGATGACGTAGAGCCTGTCGGACTGCTTGGGAGAGGCCAAGGCTTTCCGCTACGTGCTGCATCCCAGCCCCCAGCATGTTCCCGCTCTGGAGGAG GCGGAGGAGCTGGTCTAGCCGCTAACAATGTGGCCATGATGCCAACTGCACAGAG AGAAGGCCAGATCTTTCAGAGGACGAAGGTGATGACACTCAAGGAAtgcaagaaggaagagaaggcagACAGGGagtttcagaagaaattcaag TTTGAAGGAGACATCCGTGTCCTGACACAAATGATGGTTGACCCTGCAGCGACGGAGAAGAGAGGTGGAGGGAAGAACCTCCCGCTCAGACGAGGAGAAATTCTAGATGTCATTCAGTTTACAAATAGGGAGCAAATTCTCTGCCGAAACAGCCAGAGGAGAT ATGGCTATGTGCCCCGGGCCGTGATGCTACACCT GGACACTGACATCTATGACGACGTTGAGATTTATG CAGGTTGA
- the POLE4 gene encoding DNA polymerase epsilon subunit 4: protein MAAAAAAAGAVPAAAAAAEPAEEAGAGPLCPGPLRLARLPLARVKALVKADPDVSLASQEAVYILARATELFVETIAKDAYVYAQQGKRKTLQRKDLDNAIEAIDEFAFLEGTLD from the exons atggcggcggcggcggcggcggcgggagccgtgccggcagcggcggcggcggcggagccggcggaggaggcgggcgcggggccgctgtGCCCGGGGCCGCTGCGCCTGGCCCGGCTGCCGCTGGCGCGGGTGAAGGCGCTGGTGAAGGCCGACCCGGACGTGAGCCTGGCCAGCCAGGAGGCCGTCTACATCCTGGCGCGGGCCACG GAGTTGTTTGTTGAAACTATAGCCAAAGATGCTTACGTATATGCTcagcaaggaaagaggaaaactctgcagagaaaagacCTGG ATAATGCCATTGAAGCGATTGATGAATTTGCCTTTTTGGAAG GTACTTTGGATTGA